The Terrirubrum flagellatum nucleotide sequence TTTGGCGGCGCCGGGGCTCGTGTTGCATTGATCTCTGCGCCGCCGCGCCCGATGGCGGCGACCCATCAGGCTCAACGCTCCCGGCGAGCCAAAGCTCCCGGAAAAGCGAAGCCGGCGCTTTCGACCGGCGATGCGAAGATCTGTGAATAGCCGCTGCGGCTTTGGATTGGCTTGAGGGTTCAATGACCCTGCCGCCGACCGCGCGACGGCGGTCCTATAGGCGAGGCGGCCTCAGAGGGCAAGCGGAAGCGTCCGACGCCGGCGCCGTTTCGTCAGACCAGTTCGATCCGGGCGTGATGGCCCGCCGCCGCGGCGAGACGCCTGTCGCGCGTGAGCAGGGGCGCATCGAGCGCCTTCGCGAGTGCGACATAGACTGCGTCGTAGGCGGTCAGATTGTCGCGGAGCTCCCACACAGGCGCCAGCAGCGAAGTATGCGAATGGCGCCGCATAGGAAAGTCCGACAAGTCGTTGATCGCTTCGCGGCCGCGCGCCCGGTCGACCTCGCCCATCAGCACATGGCGTCTGATCACCTGCGTCGCTTCAATATCGACGAGGTGCGGCGCGTGGAGCACTCTCCCGCTGAACAGCAGTCGCTCGATCTTCGGCGCATCCGCCCTGCGCAGCAGGACCTCGACCAAAACCGAGGCGTCGACAACGATCAACGGCTGTCGCGCTCGGCGCGCACCGCATCTTCTGACGAGAGGGAAGGATTGGTCGGCGACCGGCTCCGAAGACGCTCGAGCATCTCTTCGAGCGTGGGCTGCTCGGCGATCTGACGCATCTGCTGCAAGAGGTAATCCGTCAGCGACATGCCGGCGAGCGCCGCACGAGATTTCAGCTTGCGGTG carries:
- a CDS encoding type II toxin-antitoxin system VapC family toxin; translated protein: MIVVDASVLVEVLLRRADAPKIERLLFSGRVLHAPHLVDIEATQVIRRHVLMGEVDRARGREAINDLSDFPMRRHSHTSLLAPVWELRDNLTAYDAVYVALAKALDAPLLTRDRRLAAAAGHHARIELV